Proteins encoded in a region of the Polycladomyces zharkentensis genome:
- the gpG gene encoding phage tail assembly chaperone G, which yields MMLKIQLRLHGETKTYCQDFISGYLFRRALDLDDKRNKFLKKLLDQENGQDMTQEQEELLNELYHFVSEVFGGQFTPEEYERGTDAREIIDQSWAIVHGIINQVMEPLKELDDDEDVKKKKRPKPNRRK from the coding sequence ATGATGCTGAAAATCCAGCTTCGATTGCATGGCGAAACCAAAACTTACTGTCAGGACTTTATTTCTGGTTATCTGTTCCGTCGGGCACTTGATTTGGACGATAAGCGAAACAAGTTCCTGAAAAAGCTACTGGATCAGGAAAATGGACAGGATATGACCCAGGAGCAGGAGGAGCTGTTAAACGAGTTATACCATTTCGTTTCAGAGGTTTTTGGGGGACAATTCACCCCTGAAGAATACGAGCGAGGAACCGATGCTCGGGAGATCATCGACCAGTCCTGGGCGATTGTTCATGGCATCATTAATCAGGTAATGGAGCCGCTAAAAGAGCTGGATGACGATGAAGATGTCAAAAAAAAGAAACGGCCGAAGCCGAACCGGCGGAAGTAG
- a CDS encoding HK97-gp10 family putative phage morphogenesis protein translates to MAEIDWYGVEEMLLNIQRLGQKVSRRENQALRAGAKELQETMARNAPGPSDKKRAVHLKDNIQMSRVKESEEGKVIEVGPGKTSFYARFLEFGTSKMSPHPFVGPSIVESRERVLKAMAVELRRGMGLG, encoded by the coding sequence ATGGCGGAAATTGACTGGTATGGGGTCGAAGAAATGCTTCTTAACATTCAGCGTCTGGGCCAGAAGGTATCCCGCCGGGAAAATCAGGCGCTCAGAGCTGGGGCGAAGGAGCTGCAGGAGACCATGGCCCGGAATGCACCAGGGCCTTCGGATAAAAAGCGGGCGGTTCATCTGAAAGATAACATTCAGATGAGCCGCGTCAAGGAATCGGAAGAAGGAAAAGTAATTGAGGTGGGGCCGGGGAAAACATCGTTCTACGCTCGATTTTTGGAGTTTGGGACATCGAAGATGTCTCCGCATCCGTTTGTCGGTCCAAGTATCGTGGAATCCCGCGAACGGGTACTGAAAGCGATGGCCGTTGAATTGCGGAGGGGAATGGGTTTAGGTTGA
- a CDS encoding major tail protein: MAVQVGLRDLYYAVLTKDDPTGVTYQTPKKVAAAINAKISPKTNSETLYADDGPVETASSLGEIEVELEVSDLPLDVQAELLGHTVSQGVIIKKSTDIAPYVAIGFKSVKSNGKFRYVWLLKGKFEVPESEYKTMEDKPEFQTATIKGTFIRRDWDNAWQKIADEDHPDYVPNIGQNWFSAVEPPTA; the protein is encoded by the coding sequence ATGGCAGTGCAAGTGGGTTTGCGGGATCTTTATTATGCTGTGTTGACGAAAGACGATCCCACTGGAGTTACGTACCAAACGCCGAAAAAGGTAGCGGCGGCGATTAACGCCAAGATTTCGCCCAAAACCAACTCGGAAACGCTTTATGCAGATGACGGCCCCGTGGAAACCGCTTCGTCCCTCGGTGAGATTGAGGTGGAACTGGAGGTGAGCGATCTGCCATTGGACGTCCAAGCGGAGTTGTTGGGACACACCGTAAGCCAGGGCGTCATCATTAAGAAATCCACGGATATTGCTCCCTATGTGGCGATTGGCTTCAAATCGGTCAAATCGAACGGGAAATTCCGTTATGTCTGGCTTCTCAAAGGGAAATTTGAAGTGCCTGAATCGGAATACAAGACGATGGAAGACAAACCGGAGTTTCAAACGGCGACAATCAAAGGAACCTTCATTCGCCGGGATTGGGATAATGCATGGCAGAAAATTGCTGATGAAGATCATCCCGACTATGTCCCCAATATCGGTCAGAACTGGTTCAGCGCCGTTGAACCGCCGACAGCCTAA
- the gp17 gene encoding tail completion protein gp17, which yields MINVKPEVLQALENNPALVALLGGKRIYQIKAPDPEEFPRITFFELMNFDRDFADDTAFSSEIHIQIDIWSKESTSAIALEVDKTMKNLGYQRNSSHDLYEDDTQVFHKAMRYSTIKEVD from the coding sequence GTGATTAACGTCAAACCGGAAGTGTTACAGGCGCTGGAGAACAATCCAGCGCTTGTTGCTTTACTCGGTGGCAAACGGATCTACCAGATCAAAGCTCCCGATCCGGAGGAGTTTCCGCGCATCACCTTCTTTGAGTTGATGAACTTTGATCGCGATTTTGCCGATGATACCGCGTTCAGCAGCGAAATTCACATCCAAATTGATATCTGGAGCAAGGAAAGTACGTCAGCAATCGCGCTGGAAGTGGACAAAACCATGAAGAATTTGGGTTATCAACGTAATTCATCCCATGACCTTTACGAGGATGACACCCAGGTTTTCCATAAGGCGATGAGATATTCGACCATCAAGGAGGTTGATTGA
- a CDS encoding phage head closure protein, with product MTLQKKTVIKDSEGLVTEIWTDIATVWAAVEPLRGREYFEAAAINAENTVRIRMRYKAGVKPDMRVIYSGRIFNITSVIDIDERHQEMHLMCRELMAG from the coding sequence GTGACGCTGCAAAAAAAGACCGTGATCAAAGACAGTGAAGGCTTGGTGACCGAAATCTGGACCGATATAGCCACGGTCTGGGCAGCAGTGGAGCCGCTTCGCGGGCGGGAATACTTTGAAGCGGCTGCGATTAATGCTGAGAACACCGTCAGGATCCGGATGCGATACAAAGCTGGTGTGAAACCCGATATGCGGGTTATTTACTCTGGGCGTATCTTTAACATCACCTCCGTCATTGATATCGACGAACGACATCAGGAAATGCACCTGATGTGTCGGGAGTTGATGGCGGGGTGA
- a CDS encoding head-tail connector protein, whose protein sequence is MDLKLDDLKTYLRIDGSEDDGILALLIDSAKEYLANAGVPESDSQLYKLAVMLYVALHYENRDPSAKMDKFNFALESIILQLKD, encoded by the coding sequence ATGGATCTGAAACTTGATGATCTGAAAACCTATCTCCGTATTGATGGGAGCGAGGATGATGGCATCCTCGCTCTCCTCATAGATAGTGCAAAAGAGTATCTGGCAAACGCGGGTGTCCCGGAATCCGATAGTCAATTGTACAAGCTGGCAGTGATGCTCTATGTGGCGCTACACTATGAAAACCGTGATCCTAGTGCGAAGATGGACAAATTCAACTTCGCGTTGGAGAGCATCATTTTGCAGTTGAAAGATTAA
- a CDS encoding phage major capsid protein, translating to MPTIYQMKQQLADLGAELKAITEEIRSKAGDPGAKLEELRDLKQKQVDTEERFKLLKEEIEKQEKEERAKLELQFKQNHPVLGTDNNEQRMIAAKADLIRSAILGRQMSEEARNLLGAIKQTTSTGGEKFLPTNMANELISEPFTRNPLRGVIRMTNVKGLEVPKIAFTLDDDAFIGDEETAKEIALTGDKVSFGRFKFKVKARISDTVLHGSDLNLVNYVENALRSGLAAKEKKVSFATTPATGEEHMSFYSTQNAVKQVTAADKYKAIKASLADLHEDFRENAKIVMTFADYMDIIETLANGNTTLYNAQPEQVLGKPVIFCDSAVDPIIGDFNYAHLNYDGDMVYDSDKDVNKGEYLFVLTSWFDMQLLLKSAFRIAKVAPQA from the coding sequence ATGCCGACGATTTATCAGATGAAACAACAGCTTGCGGACCTGGGAGCAGAGTTAAAGGCAATTACGGAGGAGATCCGATCCAAAGCAGGCGACCCGGGAGCCAAACTTGAGGAATTGCGAGATTTGAAACAGAAACAAGTAGACACCGAAGAGCGGTTCAAACTCCTGAAAGAGGAAATCGAGAAGCAAGAAAAGGAAGAACGGGCCAAATTGGAGCTTCAATTCAAGCAAAATCACCCCGTTCTCGGTACAGACAACAACGAACAGCGCATGATTGCAGCCAAAGCGGACCTGATCCGCTCGGCGATTCTCGGTCGCCAAATGTCTGAAGAAGCACGGAACCTTTTGGGCGCGATCAAACAAACCACGTCTACAGGCGGAGAGAAATTCCTGCCGACCAACATGGCCAATGAGCTCATTTCTGAGCCGTTTACGAGAAATCCGTTGCGTGGCGTCATCCGAATGACGAACGTAAAAGGATTGGAAGTGCCGAAAATCGCCTTTACCCTTGATGATGATGCTTTTATCGGTGACGAAGAAACGGCAAAAGAGATCGCTTTGACGGGGGATAAGGTTTCGTTCGGCCGTTTCAAGTTCAAGGTGAAAGCCCGAATCTCAGATACCGTTCTCCATGGTTCTGACTTAAACCTGGTAAATTACGTGGAAAACGCCTTGCGCTCCGGTCTGGCGGCCAAAGAGAAGAAAGTATCCTTCGCCACCACTCCGGCAACCGGTGAGGAGCATATGAGTTTCTATTCTACACAAAATGCCGTCAAACAGGTGACAGCTGCGGATAAATACAAGGCTATCAAAGCGTCTCTGGCTGATCTGCATGAGGATTTCCGCGAAAATGCGAAGATTGTCATGACTTTCGCTGACTATATGGACATCATTGAAACGTTGGCCAACGGCAACACCACCCTATACAACGCACAGCCGGAACAAGTTCTCGGTAAGCCGGTCATCTTTTGTGACTCCGCCGTTGATCCGATCATTGGCGACTTTAACTATGCCCATCTGAACTATGATGGCGATATGGTTTATGACTCGGATAAAGACGTAAACAAAGGGGAGTATCTGTTCGTCCTCACATCCTGGTTTGATATGCAGCTCTTGCTGAAATCCGCATTCCGCATTGCGAAAGTAGCACCCCAGGCTTAA
- a CDS encoding HK97 family phage prohead protease, with product MNPRTSQNEIRTLPIHGLETREQTEKSLKITGYAAVYDEFTEIRDWFGDVFYERIAKDAIKQSLESGRDIFALRNHSWDNVIGRTGQNLTLRSDEKGLFFELTPPNTTLGRDVIEEVRSGLINQCSIGFRIVDQDWEERDGRWFRTINELELYEITLTPIPAYTSTSAEVRSLTPDMVKKGEKTPEISASEQEERQKILVEANRVYEFLKKQGGYY from the coding sequence ATGAACCCGCGAACGAGCCAAAATGAGATCCGAACACTACCAATACATGGGCTAGAAACCCGTGAACAAACTGAAAAAAGCCTAAAGATCACCGGTTATGCGGCCGTTTACGATGAGTTCACGGAAATCCGTGATTGGTTTGGTGACGTCTTCTACGAGCGGATTGCAAAGGATGCGATCAAACAAAGCTTGGAGTCCGGACGTGACATTTTCGCGCTAAGAAACCATAGTTGGGACAACGTAATTGGACGAACCGGGCAAAATTTGACTCTAAGAAGTGATGAAAAAGGGCTATTTTTTGAGCTTACACCACCCAATACCACACTTGGACGTGATGTGATCGAAGAAGTCCGAAGTGGTTTGATCAATCAATGCAGCATTGGTTTTCGAATCGTGGATCAAGACTGGGAAGAAAGGGACGGACGATGGTTCCGGACGATCAACGAATTGGAACTGTACGAAATCACACTCACCCCGATTCCGGCCTATACGTCAACCAGCGCAGAAGTGCGCAGTTTGACCCCGGATATGGTCAAAAAAGGCGAAAAAACGCCTGAAATCAGTGCTTCTGAACAAGAAGAAAGGCAAAAAATCCTGGTTGAAGCCAATCGAGTCTATGAATTTTTGAAAAAACAAGGGGGTTATTACTAA
- a CDS encoding phage portal protein, protein MLLNLRQRLKVAWNVLRNKYSGDGYDFVKWFSPSNIFASKTGNILATNETIFAAITRLSNAMASLPLKLYRDFTPVNNRIADMLANSPNPNMTSFEFIRTLEVMRDTFGNGYALKMYDGNYQVESLLLLDPTRVEPVIEENTYELWYEVQGKNGMYYIHNMDMIHVKHIAATGQTIVYNSVGYKGISPIDVLRNTVDYDWKVRTFSLDQMDSAIRASFILKMNTTLSKEKKAEILNNFKEFYQANGGVIIQEAGTEINPIERSIIDTKVFEVEKITRSRVATVFNMPVHMLGETEGASYSSMEQLYLEFVQGTLLPIVRQYEQEFNRKLLTEQERLRGLTFKFNVNALLRGDIKTRGEFYFKGIRSGWFKPNEVRAFEELPPEPGGDRLYMSKDLSPIDDPNRKGVSPTNEPANEPK, encoded by the coding sequence ATGCTACTGAATCTACGGCAACGGCTCAAAGTCGCCTGGAATGTTCTACGGAACAAGTACAGCGGTGATGGATACGACTTTGTGAAGTGGTTTTCACCAAGCAATATCTTTGCCAGTAAAACGGGGAACATACTTGCGACGAACGAAACCATTTTCGCAGCGATCACCCGACTATCAAACGCGATGGCGAGTTTACCTTTGAAACTATATAGAGATTTCACGCCAGTCAACAATCGAATCGCGGACATGCTGGCGAACTCGCCGAATCCAAATATGACCAGTTTTGAGTTTATCCGCACCTTGGAAGTGATGCGCGATACATTCGGCAACGGCTACGCGCTGAAGATGTATGACGGGAACTATCAAGTGGAATCGCTTTTGCTTTTGGACCCGACCAGAGTTGAACCAGTCATCGAAGAAAATACCTATGAACTCTGGTATGAGGTTCAAGGCAAAAACGGGATGTATTACATTCACAACATGGATATGATACACGTCAAACACATTGCCGCAACAGGTCAAACGATCGTCTATAACTCGGTCGGATACAAGGGAATCAGCCCAATCGATGTTCTCCGCAACACGGTGGATTATGATTGGAAAGTCCGGACATTTAGCCTGGATCAGATGGACAGCGCCATCCGGGCGTCGTTCATCCTGAAGATGAACACGACCCTGTCGAAAGAGAAAAAGGCCGAGATCCTGAACAATTTTAAGGAGTTTTACCAAGCCAACGGCGGTGTGATCATCCAAGAAGCCGGGACGGAGATCAACCCGATTGAACGGAGTATCATCGACACGAAAGTGTTCGAGGTTGAGAAGATCACCCGCTCACGAGTGGCCACCGTCTTCAACATGCCGGTTCATATGCTGGGCGAAACAGAGGGTGCAAGTTATTCCAGCATGGAACAATTGTACCTTGAGTTTGTTCAGGGGACCCTTTTGCCGATTGTTCGCCAGTATGAACAGGAGTTCAATCGAAAACTGCTAACGGAACAAGAGCGTTTACGTGGACTTACTTTCAAGTTCAACGTGAACGCTCTTTTGCGTGGGGACATCAAAACACGCGGGGAGTTTTATTTCAAGGGTATTCGCTCGGGGTGGTTCAAACCCAATGAAGTAAGAGCCTTTGAGGAACTTCCACCGGAACCGGGAGGCGATAGGCTGTATATGAGCAAGGACCTGTCACCGATCGATGATCCGAATCGAAAGGGGGTGAGTCCGACGAATGAACCCGCGAACGAGCCAAAATGA
- a CDS encoding terminase large subunit has translation MSSKRSDLLTTSYAEDAVAGKIIVSKKVRQACERHLRDLKRQGTDDFPYVFDEEKALRPITFIQRFCKPSKGNYKRLELQPWQHFVIGSLYGWVHKDTKLRRFKEGLIFVARKNGKSTMVSGLANYGCSKDGEKGADVYLLANSMKQARVVFDECQKMVKSSPLLSKHFRVLRDAIHYDQTFSKIEPQASDSEKLDGLNAHLAIFDEIHEYKDYKLINVIKNSTGARTQPLILYITTAGYQLDGPLMDYYEKAADVLEGVIQDERSFYFIAELDEDDDIDNPDNWVKANPNLGVTIDLDTMIEEWNARKSIPAERNDFITKRLNLFVQSDEQSFIDYEVIRRNDGWIDLAELEGKNCVGGFDLSQTEDFTAACLEFPLDDGRVFVLSHSFIPQRKVELDNEKLPFREWEREGLLTICPGDYVDYKYVFDWFVEQSKRYAIELITYDPANAYRLVEDLKVHGFQTQVVRQGALTLSPAMKDVKELLLDGKVVYNQNKLFRWYLNNVKLVEDRNGNWMPTKQNRYRKIDGFAALLNAHTEVMKRMIVSQSNGKVEFVSISDLLR, from the coding sequence ATGAGTTCGAAGCGTTCTGATCTGCTCACCACGTCATATGCTGAGGATGCAGTTGCCGGTAAGATTATTGTTTCCAAGAAGGTTCGTCAGGCTTGTGAACGCCATTTGAGAGACTTGAAGCGTCAAGGAACAGACGATTTTCCCTATGTATTCGATGAGGAAAAAGCCTTGCGGCCGATTACGTTCATCCAACGGTTTTGCAAACCATCCAAAGGCAACTATAAGCGCTTAGAACTTCAGCCGTGGCAACATTTTGTGATCGGCTCCCTGTACGGCTGGGTTCATAAAGACACCAAGCTCCGTCGATTCAAAGAGGGGCTTATTTTTGTTGCTAGGAAAAACGGTAAGAGTACCATGGTTAGTGGCCTAGCCAACTACGGATGCTCCAAGGATGGCGAAAAAGGCGCAGATGTTTACCTTTTGGCCAACAGTATGAAGCAGGCCCGTGTGGTGTTCGATGAGTGCCAGAAGATGGTCAAATCTTCCCCGCTCTTGTCCAAACACTTCCGTGTCTTGCGGGACGCGATCCACTACGATCAGACGTTCTCGAAGATTGAACCGCAAGCGTCCGACAGTGAGAAACTGGACGGTTTGAATGCTCATCTCGCCATATTTGATGAAATCCACGAGTACAAAGACTACAAACTGATTAACGTCATCAAAAACAGTACCGGTGCCCGGACACAACCACTCATCCTGTACATCACAACCGCCGGTTACCAGTTGGATGGGCCACTGATGGACTATTACGAAAAGGCGGCTGACGTGCTGGAAGGCGTGATCCAGGATGAACGGTCCTTTTATTTTATCGCCGAATTGGATGAGGATGATGATATCGACAATCCGGACAATTGGGTGAAAGCGAACCCGAACCTGGGCGTAACCATTGACCTTGACACTATGATCGAGGAGTGGAATGCCCGGAAGAGCATCCCGGCGGAGCGAAACGACTTCATCACCAAGCGACTGAACCTGTTCGTTCAGTCCGATGAGCAGTCCTTCATCGACTACGAGGTGATCAGGCGTAATGACGGATGGATCGACCTTGCCGAGTTGGAAGGCAAGAACTGTGTGGGTGGGTTTGACCTGTCACAGACCGAGGATTTTACTGCTGCATGTCTGGAGTTTCCGCTCGATGATGGGCGGGTTTTTGTCTTATCCCATTCTTTTATCCCACAGCGAAAAGTCGAATTAGATAACGAAAAGCTGCCTTTTCGAGAATGGGAAAGGGAAGGATTGCTGACAATCTGTCCGGGAGACTATGTGGATTACAAATATGTCTTTGACTGGTTTGTTGAGCAATCCAAACGGTACGCCATCGAGCTGATCACCTACGATCCGGCCAATGCTTACCGGTTGGTGGAAGATTTGAAAGTGCACGGTTTTCAAACACAGGTCGTCCGGCAAGGGGCTTTAACACTCAGCCCGGCTATGAAGGACGTAAAGGAGCTTCTGCTTGATGGAAAAGTGGTTTACAACCAGAACAAGCTGTTCCGTTGGTATCTTAACAACGTGAAATTGGTGGAAGACCGGAATGGCAACTGGATGCCGACCAAACAGAACCGGTACCGGAAGATCGATGGATTCGCCGCCTTGTTGAATGCTCACACCGAAGTGATGAAACGCATGATAGTGTCACAATCCAACGGGAAAGTGGAATTTGTCTCAATTAGTGATCTTTTACGATAA
- a CDS encoding P27 family phage terminase small subunit has product MYKPKKIIKHKEAKKLFQIITQELEREGNLNDRTMIIVDNMVLLEQLKQEHMDDIKERGVVELFKNGSQEMFRENKSVDKILKIVEQQRKLQAELKLTPASDKRIAEVVTVDEFEAF; this is encoded by the coding sequence GTGTACAAACCAAAGAAGATCATCAAGCACAAAGAAGCCAAGAAACTGTTTCAGATCATCACGCAGGAACTGGAAAGAGAGGGGAACCTCAATGACCGGACGATGATCATCGTTGATAATATGGTGTTGCTGGAACAGTTGAAACAGGAACACATGGACGATATCAAGGAACGTGGCGTGGTGGAACTGTTCAAAAACGGCTCCCAGGAGATGTTTCGGGAAAACAAATCGGTTGACAAAATCCTGAAGATCGTGGAGCAACAACGTAAACTGCAGGCTGAGCTGAAACTGACACCAGCCTCTGACAAGCGGATTGCAGAGGTGGTGACAGTGGATGAGTTCGAAGCGTTCTGA
- a CDS encoding HNH endonuclease, which yields MERGVLEPAVIVHHIDHLKDRPDKALDEDNLQSVCAACHNRLHPEKGKHQEEPKQRKARVIQARANPEII from the coding sequence TTGGAACGTGGGGTCTTGGAGCCAGCGGTGATCGTTCACCACATCGACCATCTGAAGGATCGACCAGACAAGGCATTGGATGAAGACAACTTGCAAAGCGTATGTGCTGCATGCCATAACCGGTTGCATCCGGAGAAGGGGAAACATCAGGAAGAACCCAAGCAAAGGAAAGCGCGCGTCATCCAGGCGAGGGCGAATCCTGAGATCATATAG
- a CDS encoding HNH endonuclease yields MPKRSRKPCSYPGCPELTEERYCPHHKAKEARRYDQQRGSVAKRGYDARWRKARLMFLRRNPLCVECMKQGKVSPATVVDHIVPHIGDMVLFWDVDNWQALCVSCHNRKTAEKDGRWCRSNLFRK; encoded by the coding sequence ATGCCGAAGAGATCACGAAAACCCTGCTCGTACCCCGGTTGCCCAGAATTAACGGAGGAAAGGTATTGCCCTCATCATAAAGCAAAGGAAGCAAGGCGATATGACCAGCAACGGGGATCAGTAGCAAAGCGTGGATATGATGCTCGATGGAGGAAGGCACGTCTGATGTTCCTGCGGCGGAATCCGTTATGCGTAGAATGCATGAAGCAGGGAAAGGTTTCACCAGCAACTGTAGTAGACCATATCGTTCCACATATAGGCGATATGGTTTTGTTTTGGGATGTGGACAATTGGCAAGCGTTATGTGTGAGCTGTCATAATAGGAAGACTGCTGAGAAGGATGGACGGTGGTGTAGGTCCAATTTATTTAGGAAATAG
- a CDS encoding sigma factor-like helix-turn-helix DNA-binding protein produces the protein MQDLIKEYKETLRKIRKVKRGYPSVNERSPEQDCDYKILCQMESDLLWSLEWMETGRCPGNRRGIERRAAYQRERPIDPIHFQRYAMQPLYKQNKHTLSDYDMWRVEEALSVLSNLERDVYIMSRGHCLSYAEIAGLLGVAKGTVQKMIERAEKKMARQKETSLFLVG, from the coding sequence ATGCAGGATCTAATTAAGGAGTACAAGGAGACGCTGAGAAAAATCCGAAAGGTAAAGAGAGGATACCCATCCGTAAATGAACGAAGTCCTGAGCAGGATTGTGACTATAAAATCCTATGCCAAATGGAATCGGACTTGCTGTGGTCCCTTGAATGGATGGAAACCGGTCGGTGTCCGGGGAATCGTAGGGGAATTGAACGGCGGGCGGCTTACCAACGGGAGCGACCAATCGATCCGATTCATTTTCAGCGGTATGCCATGCAGCCGCTTTATAAACAAAACAAGCACACCCTATCCGACTATGATATGTGGCGTGTGGAGGAGGCTTTAAGTGTACTTTCTAATTTAGAACGCGACGTTTATATCATGAGCCGGGGTCATTGCTTGTCTTATGCTGAAATTGCTGGGTTATTGGGAGTAGCCAAGGGCACAGTACAAAAGATGATTGAGAGGGCGGAAAAGAAGATGGCTAGGCAAAAAGAGACCAGCCTATTCCTTGTAGGATAG
- a CDS encoding 2'-5' RNA ligase family protein, with translation MHAIVSLLDEHHYQQVENLWAELRNKFGLDGIYKTPYPHFSYQIAEEYDFQRVEDELKRLSRQIPSFSIRTSGLGIFTGTDPVLYVPIVRSSLLDSIHRTLLTRISNAANKTSPYYGPDHWIPHITIAQWNLDKNLLSKAISYVYDYNFYWTIQVNNFAIIEDDGKRQFIK, from the coding sequence ATGCACGCAATTGTGTCGTTGTTGGATGAACATCATTATCAACAGGTTGAGAACCTTTGGGCAGAGCTACGTAACAAATTCGGATTGGATGGAATATACAAGACTCCGTATCCGCACTTCTCCTATCAAATTGCGGAAGAGTATGATTTTCAAAGGGTCGAAGATGAATTGAAACGCCTATCTAGACAAATCCCATCATTCTCTATTCGAACAAGTGGATTAGGTATCTTTACGGGTACTGATCCCGTATTATACGTGCCCATCGTCAGGTCGAGTCTTCTGGACAGTATACACAGAACTCTTTTGACGAGAATATCTAACGCTGCAAACAAAACATCCCCATATTATGGGCCTGATCACTGGATACCCCATATAACAATCGCCCAATGGAATTTAGACAAGAATTTACTATCTAAGGCAATCTCTTATGTGTACGACTACAACTTTTACTGGACTATACAAGTAAACAACTTCGCTATCATCGAAGATGACGGCAAGCGTCAATTCATCAAGTAG
- a CDS encoding ArpU family phage packaging/lysis transcriptional regulator, whose amino-acid sequence MGAAPKNAPVVKYKKPSYRRQVERLLREYPVLKAAIENERQLEREGLGNLFPSCTPLYEESVSRGHSEYHQSTTELYAIIRATKMVRLQQIERALLVLNLDERYIIEKRYMDQSPADDMIVCDKLGWSKRTYYRIKRRALDKLAIALNLI is encoded by the coding sequence GTGGGAGCGGCACCGAAAAACGCGCCTGTTGTTAAATATAAAAAGCCGTCTTACCGGCGGCAGGTGGAGCGTTTGTTAAGGGAGTACCCGGTCCTAAAAGCGGCTATAGAAAACGAACGACAATTGGAGCGGGAGGGCCTTGGGAATCTGTTCCCCTCCTGCACCCCGCTGTATGAGGAGTCGGTGAGCCGTGGGCATAGCGAATACCACCAATCCACCACGGAACTTTATGCCATCATCCGGGCTACCAAGATGGTCAGACTCCAACAGATTGAGCGGGCATTGTTGGTCTTGAATCTGGATGAGCGGTATATAATCGAAAAGCGGTATATGGATCAATCACCTGCGGACGACATGATTGTTTGCGATAAGCTTGGTTGGAGTAAGCGAACCTATTACCGGATCAAAAGACGGGCATTGGATAAACTGGCTATAGCGTTGAATTTAATTTAA